AGTAATGGTGGAAGCCGTGGGCCGACGCGGCGGTGGGCGCGAGAGCGGCAGCGCCGAGCGAACCGGCGGCGATCAGACCAAGAGCAAGCTTGCGAAACATTTTCATTCTCCAGTGTGGCGCGAAGCCGTTGTTGTGTCCCTGCATCTCGGTCGGGTCGACGCGTGAATGCGTTCACGCGATGAGGCAAGAATCGTGTTTCAGGATTGTTTCGTCAGTTGCGGCGAGATGCGCCGCCGTCAGGCTTTCCGCGCCGCGCGATAGCGCGCGGCCATCGCCTGCGTCATCTCGGCCATCTTCTCGCGGAGATCGGCGGGCTCCAACACCTCGACCTCGGACCCCAGCCGCAGCAATTCGGCTGCGGCATGCCACGAGGTCTTCCCGGTGGGCACCCTTGCGATGCGCCAACCGTCGGCATCAGTCGTCTCTTCGATCTGCGTGCGCGCCCTGACGTAAGGCTGGCTCAGCGCATCGAGCAGTTTTACCCCGATTGGCGACAGCCGTACGATCGCGACGTTCGGGTGCATCTCGGTCTCGAGCCGCAGCGTCGCATCCTGCCAATAGGCGGCGAGGTCGAAATCGGCGGGACGATCGAAGCGGTCGTCGAGTGCCGTGCAGTCGAGCACGCGCGCGATGCGATAGGTGCGCACGCTGCCGTCGACTTGGCCTGCGAGATACCAACTGCCGCCCTTCAGCACGAGGCCGAGCGGAGCGACACGGCGCTGCTTCTCGGCGCGCCAGCTCTGATAGCGGATTTTGATGAGTGTCCCGCGGAGGGCCGCGCCGGCAATCGCGCGCAGATGCTTTGGCTCTTCTGCCTCGCCGAACCAGCCCGGCGCATCCAGATGAAAGCGCTCCTGCATCCGGCCGGCGTCTTCGCGCAAGTTTGCGGGCAGTGCCGCCATCAGCTTGCTCTGTGCGGCGATCATTGCGGCATCCAGCCCCAGCGCCGCCGCCGGGCCCGGCAATCCCGCCAGGAACAGCGCGCCCGCTTCGCTCTGCGATAGCCCGTTGAGGCGCACGCGATAGCCGTCGAGCAGGCGGTAGCCACCCTCCGCACCGCGGTCGGCATAGACGGGGACGCCGGATGCCGCGAGCGCGTCGATGTCGCGATAGATCGTGCGCACCGAGACTTCGCAGGCCTCTGCAAGCGCGGGCGCAGTGACCTGCCCCTTGGCCTGGAGAGTGGTGAGGATCGACAACATCCGGCTCGCGCGCATGATCCCTTAAACCATACCTGACACAGGATGTCAGGTATGGTCGGCTAGAGATGCGCCCATCGCAAACCGGCCCAAGGGAGATCCGCCATGACCGATCCGAACCGCATCACGCTGTATTATTCGCCGCAGAGCCGCGCCACCGGCACGCGGGTGTTGCTGGAGGAGCTCGGCGCGCCCTATGACCTTCACGTCCTCAACATGAAGGCCGGCGAGCAGCGGAGGCCTCCCTATCTCGCCATCAATCCGCTCGGCAAAGTGCCGGCGATCCGGCATGGCGAGGCACTCGTGACCGAACAGGTCGCCATTTACATCTATCTCGCCGACCTGTTTCCGCAAGCCGGCCTGACGCCCGCGCTCAACGATCCGCTGCGCGGTCCCTATTTGCGCTGGACCGCCTATTACGGCTCCTCCTTCGAGCCCGCGCTGATCGACAAGTTCATGCAGCGCGAACCTGCGCCGATCACGCAGTCGCCCTACGCCGATTACGACACCATGCTGGGTGCGTTCGAGGCGCAGCTGTCGGAGGGGCCCTATCTGCTCGGCGAGCGGATGACCGCCGCCGATATCCTGTGGGGCGTCGCGTTCAACTGGACCATGATGTTCGGCATCGTGCCGAAGAAGGATGTGTTCGTCCGCTATTGCGAGCGCATCACCTCGCGGCCGGCATTCCAACGCATCAATGCGGCGGATGATGAGATGGCGGCACAGCATGCGGCGGCTGTGGGTGGGGCCAGCTCTTAGTGTCATCCCGGCGAAAGTGGGGCCTTCGCCGGGACGACACTGAGGGTGTGTGGTCCGACCTCGCCTCAAAACCGCGGCGGCCGCTTCTCCGCGAACGCCTTGATGCCCTCCTTGATCTCGTCGCCGCGCATGCTGTCGCGGTGGCGCTGGTCGGCAGCGCGCTCATCCAGCTCGCCGCGGGCGAATTCGTTGATTGCGCGTTTCATGCCGCGCATCGCGTTCGGGGCATTGCCGGCGAGAATGTTGGCGAGCTTGTCGACTTCCTCGTCGAGTGTCTCCACCGGCACCATGGCGGTGAGATAGCCGATCCGCAGCATCTCCGGCGCACTGATCTTCTGTGCAGTGAGAAACAGCTTCTTGGCGTTGTCGACGCCGAGCCGCGTTACGTAGCGTTTGATGCCGCTCCTGTAATAGTGCAGCCCGAGCCGCGCCGCCGGCATGAACATTTCCGCGGTGTCGACGCCGATGCGGAAATCGCAGGCGAGCGCGAGGTCGGTCGAGCCGCCATAGACGCCGCCATTAAGCCGGCAGATCGTCGGCACGCCAAGATCCTCCAGCCGGTTGACGACGACTTCGAAGGCCGAGCCCGCGCTCTGCTGCTCGTTGGCGCTCACTGCCCGCTCGGCGACCGAATTGAGATCGTAGCCCGCGGAGAAGGCGCGTCCCGTGCCGGTCAGGACCAGCACGCGGATATCAGGATCGGCCTCGATCCGGTCGAACAGCTTTGTCAATTCGCCGAGATCTTCGGCCTGGAGCCGGTTGAGATGCTTGGGCCGGTTCAAGCGGATGGTGGCGCGTGCACCAGCGATTTCGAGCACGGGGGGACTTGCCGCGTCGGCTGTGTCCGACATTCTTGTCTCCATTTACTTGTTTTCGAGCGTGCGGCGCTTCGCCTCGGCGTCGATGGTCTCGGCGAGGTCCGGGTGCCGCGCCATCAGCACGCGGAAGTCGACGAGGTCGAGCACCAGCAGCCGCGATACTTTCGTGGTCGAGACATTGGCGCCGCGCATGTTGTTGCCGAGCAGCGCCATCTCGCCGAAGAAGGCGCCCTCGCCGAGCTGGACCTTCTTGCCGGGGAGGTCGACCTCGACCGCACCGGCGGCGATGAAATACATGCAGTCGCCCTGCGCGCCCTTGCGGATGATCATGGTGCGCGCCGGCAGCTCCATGGTGCGCAGCATGTGGGTGACGTCGGCGATGGCCGCCGGGCCCAGCGCCGCGAAGAATGGCACTTTGCTGACGGATTCCCAGGTCTTGAGGAAGTTGTCACGCCGCGTTTCCGCCGCGAACCCGGTCGCCAGAATACCGGTCCAGAGGCCGAACACGCCGAGGCCGGAGATCATCACCAGCGCAGCGATCATGCGACCGAGCGGCGTGACCGGCACGACGTCGCCATAGCCTGTCGTGGTCAGCGTGACGACCGCCCACCACAGCGCGGCAGGGACGCTGCCAAACGTCTGCGGCTGCACGTCCCGCTCCAGGAAATATTCGGCGACGGAAGCGAGGAACACCACCATCAGGAAGATCACGAGCACGCTGACCAGCGGCCCCGATTCCAGCACCAGCACACGTCTGAGCTGGCGCAGGCCGGGAATACCCGGCACCACCTTCAGCACCCAGAGCACGCTCAGCAGCCAAGCCGTCTTGGGCTCGGCGCCGAAGATCAGCGCGACCGGCACGGCCAGCGCCCCCAAGGCGTCGACCAGCCCGGCGGAGGAGGACATGTAGAGGGCGAGCCGCCCCTGCCGCGTCATGTGGCGCAGTCGGACCAGCCATTCGAACACGAAATAGACGAGACAGGCCCACAACAGGAAATCGACCCAGCGGTGGGCCGTTTCATAGGCCGGATCGAGCGTCAGCAGCGCCATGCTGACCACGCCGACGGTCACGGCCACATAGGCCACCTTGGTCATGTTGCGGCCGGCGGTCGCGGCCATAAACTGGGCCAGAGCAGGAAACATCGGCTTGGACATGCGGAGTGGCGGCTCGGTGCTGGTTCTTGCGGTCCCGGGCTGGGACCTCAGCGCCAAAGTGCCCGCCCGCACCGGAGCCGTCAACGACGGGGCGTTCAGTACGGCGCCTGATGCAGGACCGGGCCTGCTTGCTATTTGAAATGTGGAGGTTCGTCGTAGCCGCGGCGGCTGCTCAGGAACAACAGCATCATGAGGCCGATGCCGACGATCACGGAAAACCCCGCTCCCAGCGCCAGTGCCACATAACCTTCCGTCGGAATCGGGGCGCCCCCGACCGCCATCGCGGAGTAGGCGAAATAACCAACCGCAACCAGCATTCCCAGCAAGATGATGAGAAGGAGCATACGCATGGTGCGTTCTCCGGTTGTACAAGGAGGCCAACGGTTGCAGAGGCAAAACCGTTCCAGCGGGCGGGCCGCGATTCGCCTCAAAAGGCGAAGGCCCCGGGCCCCGAGCCGCGAATCGATAGGTCAGGCACTCTGAGCTGTCTTCACCACCACGACATTGCTGTCGTCCGGTAGGGGCAGAGCGGCAGGGCTCGCGACCTGGTCGGCCTCGCCGCAATGGCGTTTCAGGTAGTCGCGGCGCATCTCGATCTCGTCGCGCACAAATTCATAGCCGAGCTTGAAGGTATCGAGCCCGTCGGTACTGATCGTACCGTCTCTGAGGCCGACCACGGCGCCGCGCAAGATGCTCTCGAGCTCGTCCTGCAGGCATTCGAGCTGGTCCAGCGAATGAGCGTGCTCGATGCGCTCGCCGACGTCGAGGACAGCGGTCGAAAGCTCGCCAGCCTTCTCCGGCGCGATCCTCGTGATCTTGGCGTAGATCGCGGCGAAGATCGAGCCGATGACGCTGAGCGCGGCGGCGCCCAGATACATCATGTCGCTGTACTTATCCATGAACGACTTGGTGTCGTCGTTGATGTAATCGGCGGCGCCCTGATGCGCCATCACGTAAGCGTCCTTCTCGACGGAGGCCGGTTCGATATGGGTTGCAAAGCCGTTGTCGAGCCCGAGCGCGGACTTGTTCTCGTAGACGATGCGCGCGATGTCGCCAGCGGTGGTCGCCGACATCTTGGACTGCGCGACCAGCAGCCATTCGAGGCCGATCGTGTCGAGATCGTCGTCGGGAATCTCGGGCGACGCCGACAGCGTGCCGGCCGTCAGCGTCTCGTCGGAAATGCCGGGGAATTTACGCGCCAGCGCCTTGGCGTCGTCGATTGCATTGAGCGTGAAGCCGCCGCGCTTGGCGACCTGCTCATAAGCCTTGTCGCGCACGGCCCTGGAGGCGTGGACGACGGCAATCACCGCGCTGAAGCCGTTGGCCGGCGCGAACAGCTTGTCCAGCGTCGCACCCGGCGGCGCCATCTGGATTTTCGCGGCGTCGGGGCTGTCGGCGGGAATGTCGAGGATGCTGCGGACGAAGGCGAGAGAGGAATCATTCTCGGCGAGAATGGCGACCTTCTTCTTCTTGAGCTCGACGAGCGACTTGATCTTCTTGTTGCCGGGGCCGAGCAGGAGCACGAGATCGTGCTCGAGGATCGCGAGCGTGCGCGCCCGCAGCGGCACCTTGGCGTCGGTGCGCAGGACGGCAAGATCGGCCTGCTTGCGATCGAACTGCGCGAGCGCCTTGGCGTTGTCGGCGCTGTTGACGATCTTGATCCGGAAGCGCGAGGCGTTGTTCTTCAGCAGTGTGGCGAGCTTGGTCGCGAACAGGGCTTCGTCGCTGTTGGGAGCGCCGACGGCAAAGGTCAGCGTCTCCGAATTGTGCAACCAGGCGCGGCCGGCCCAGACGGTGGCAAGCGACAGCAGCAGGGTCAGCACGACATAGAGCAGGACCTGCTGCTGATTGGTCTTGATCACCTTGGGACGCCGTCGCGGCGGGAGCTCGGCTGACGAGGTCGGGCCTTCAGCACTCATGGCAGCACTCTGGCCTTATTTCTGGGTGGCGCGCGGCACGACGATCGCCGGCGGCACGCTCGAAAATTTCGTAAGCGTCTGAAAAAAGAACGATAATCCTCTACCTGAGGATGATAGCGCTCCAGCAAAAGAATGCAAATTCCGCGCCGAAGGTAACCTTACCCGACCGATCCGCGTCGTTTGGTCATGCTATCACCGTTTAGCCACAGTTGGCGATTTTCCAGTTTCCCCCGGCTGCATTCCGTCGCGGGAGATGTCATAAATCAGCGGTCCCGATGTTCTGGCGGGTCCAAAAAGAAGTTGCGCTGAACGCTCCATTTTTTCTTTTCGAGTCAACGAGGGCGTCAGCTTTGTCGTTTCCACCCCTGTCATCGGCGGTTCCGGTCGAAGCGCTCATTGGCTGGATGTTGCTGCTCACCTTCAAGCACATCATTGCCGATTTCGTGCTGCAGACCGCCTGGATGGCGCATGGCAAGGACCAGAAGCACGGCTGGGCTTTGCCGCTTCTGGTGCATTGCCTGATTCACCTTGCGGTTGCGTTGCCGCTGATCCTGATCGTGGCGCCGAAGTTCTGGTTCGTGGCGCTGATCGACTTCTTTATTCACATCACGATCGACCGCGCCAAGGGACTGGTCTCGGCGAATTTCGGCGTCAATCAGGAGCACCCCTGGTTCTGGACCCTGATCGGCGTCGACCAGGCGCTGCACCACCTGACCGGCTTCGGCCTCTCCATCTTCATGGCGGCGAACTGAGGTCGGTTGTTTCCGATCCTCGGCCCGTCTGGGCCGACTTATTCGCGTCCAGGGCGCAAGGACCCCGGGTGACTACCGTTCCGGGTGGTTAACCTTTCATTAGAGAATTGCGCTGCATCTTCCCCACACGAGGGAGAACTGCAATGTTTTCAAGCCGCGACGCTTATGAAAGCGATTTCTGCCCGGTTCGCGACGAGCTCCTTGGCGAGATGTACCGCGCCAGCGAGAGTGGCCTGCCGAGGCTGGTTGAGAGTGTTTCCCCTGACGCGCGCGCCAGGCTGGCGCTGTTCTGCTATCGCCGCAGCCATCTTCATTCGCTGGCCGTCGCGATCGCAGCCAGCTGCAGCGAGCGCAACCTGATCGAGAACGGCGGCCGTGTCGGCTCGACGCTCTATGCGCTGTCGCGCGGGGGCTCGGCCAAAGCGTCCCCGTCGCTGTCGGGTGGCCGCAAGCCGATCACGCTGTCGACCAAGCCGCTCTCGGTCCTCGCACCGCTGGACGACGAGATCGACGACGAGATCAGCGAAGCGGTTCCGGCTTAAGCGGTCACAATTACGGGCAGCCCGAACTTCCGCCGCGCCATCGCGCATTCGGCGTCGCCGGGCATGCAGGTGCGGCACACCTCCGGCCGGACCGCATAGATGCCGCATGCGGTCACCTTGCCGATCTCGCCCTGCAACGCCGAACAGCGATCGCCCTCGCAGCGCATGCCGGATTGACGCGCGTTGACGAGCGTCTCCGGAATAGCTGCAAGCTCCTCGTCGCTCTCGATCGAGAAGCGCGGCCAGTTCTGCGAGTAGCCGCAGCAGGCGCCGCAGCTCTGGCAACAGCTCGACAGATCGATTTCTTCCATCGTCGTCACGTGTCCTTCAGGTATCTTTGGGCGGACCCCAGACCAGGCTCTGCCGCCATTTGGCGCGCAACACGTCGCGCCGCTCCGGATATCTTTCGTCGAGATAGGTCGCATCCACGACACGGTCGGTGCGGAAGCTGCGAAAATCGCTACGCAGCTCGCACCAGGCCGCGAGCAGGCGCACGGCTTCGAGATAGCCGACCGAGATCGGCCAGATCATGCGCTCGCTGGGGCGGCCCTGCTCGTCGCGATAGCGCAGCATGATCTTCTTGCCCTCGTGAATCTGGGTGCGCGTGCGCGCCATGTCCAGGCGGTCCGGCTCCCTGTTCCAGCTCGGCCGCGCGCGGCTCGCAGGCTCCAGCACGAAGGGACGCAGGCGCTCGGGCACGGTGTCGGCGATCTTGGCCATCAGATCTTCAGCCGCGCGCGCCAGCGTGGAATCGGCATGGCCCGCGACCCATTGCGCGCCCAGCACCGCCGCCTCGATCTCGTCGGGTGTCAGCATTAGGGGTGGCAGGTCGAAACCCTTCTCGAGAATGTAGCCCATGCCGGCTTCGCCACGGATCGGCACGCGCTGGCCCATCAGCGTTGCGATGTCGCGATAGATCGTTCGCTTCGAAGTCTCGAGCTCGGCCGCAATCGCGTCCGCCGTCAGCGGCTTGCGGGTGCGCCTCAGCACCTGGATGATCTGAAACAGCCGGTCGGCGCGTCTCATGGCAATTCTCTCATCGGGGACGGATCAGAAAAAGGTGCGTGGCTGCTGACAGGATGCTGGCAGCAGGGGAGTTCTATACCGGGACAACACATCGACTGAAGAGGATTTGTCCATGATCATTCCAACCCATTTCGGTCCGGCCGGTCCGTTGTGGCGGAGCCAGGCCTCGTTGCATGCCTCGCTGTATGCCTGGGCCTTCAGCCGCCTCACCCTTTTCGATCTCACCGTCGTCGACCTCCGCGTGGCGCTCGCGACCATGCTGACACGCTCGCTGATCCAGGCTGCGGACGCGCTGGTCCGCCATGTCATGGGCCGCGCCTGGCGGGGGGCCCGTTTCGCAGAAGATATCACGGCTGCTGCCACCATGGTGGCAGCAGCCCGGCACTAGGTTCCGTCAACTCTTTCGGCAGGTTCAGGAGAGCTCCAATGATCACGCTTTATGGCTTTGGCACCGGCTTCGGCCTGCCGGAAATCAGCCCCTTTGTCACCAAGACCGAGGTGCAGCTCAAGATGGCGGGACTGCCCTACCGGAAGGAGCGCGCGATGCCGCCGGCTTCACCGAAGGGGCAGCTGCCTTTCATCGATGACGGCGGCGAGGCGGTGGCCGATTCCACTTTCATCCGCGCCCATATCGAGCGCCGCTACGGCTTCGACTTCGACGCCGGCCTTTCCCTGCACGAACGCGCCCAGGCCTGGGCGTTCGAGCGCATGATCGAGCACCACGTCTATTGGTCGCTGGTCGGCGCGCGCTGGGTCGATGCTGCCAATTTCGCCAAGGGTCCTGCGCATTTCTTCGACGGGGCGCCCGAGCACAGCCGCGAGAAGCTGCGCGAGGACGCCCAGTTCCGTGTCGCCGAGAATTACCTGCTCTCTGGCCTCGGCCGCCACGCTCCCGATGACGACGTCGAACTCGCGGTTCGCTCGCTGTTCGCGCTGTCGGTGCAGCTTGGCGACAAATCCTATCTGATGGGCAACAAGCCCAGCGGGGTCGACGCGACCGCGTTCGGCGCGCTCGCCGGAATTCTCACACCGTTCTTCGAATCCCGGCTGCGCGAGCGTGCGGAAGGATTTCCGAACCTCACCGCCTATGTCGACCGGATGATGGATAGCTACTATCCAGAGTTCGCCTGGACGCCACTGCGGCAAGCGGCCTGACGCAATCGCCCGGAAAGCGCAAAAGAAAAGAGCCGGCCCATCGGGCCGGCTCTCGCCATCTCGGAAACTATCGCCGCTTACTTCGCGAGCGTGTATTTGCCGTTCTTGACCGTGAGCAGGATGCGCGAGCGGTCGTCGAGACCGTAGCGATCCTTTTCGGTGAAGTTGTAGACGCCTTGGCTCGCCGGGATCTCCCTTTCGGTCAGCCAGGCTTGGCGGATGGCCTCGCGGAATTCCGGCGTGCCGGGCTTCGCCGTCTTCAATGCGGTCGGAATGATGCGCTTCAGGACCTCGAAAGCGTCATACGAGTGACCGGCGAACTGGCTGCGGCTGTTCGGGCCGTACTTGCCTTCATAGGCGGCGTTGAGTGCTAGACCCGGCTTCTTGGTCGCGGCCTCGTCCGGCTGGTCCTCGGGATCCATGACGGGACCGGACGCCATCAGCACGCCTTCGGCAGCTTTGCCGGCGATGCGGATGAAGTCCATGCTGGCGGCGCCGTGGGTCTGGTAGATCAGGCCCTGATAACCGCGCTCGCGCAACTCGGTCTGCGGCAATGCGGCTGCGGTACCGGAGGCGCCGATCAGGATCGCGTCGGGATTGGCTGCGACGAGCTTCAGAACCTGTCCGGTGACAGACGTGTCGGGCCGCGCGAAGCGCTCCTCGTCGACCATGGTCATGCCCATCGGCACGCCCTGGGCCTTGAAGTCGTTGAACCAGAGGTCGCCGTAGGAGTCGGAATAGCCGATATAGCCGACCGTCTTCACGTTGTGGGCCTTCATGTGCTCATAGAGCACCTTGCCCATGATCGGAATCGGTTGCGGCATCGACACCGACCACTTGGCACGCTCGGGCGTGATCGGGAACGGCGCAAGGCCGAAATGCGGAATGCCGGCTTCGTTGGCGACGTTGGAGATCGCGATGGATGGCGGTGTCGTCGAGGAGCCCATGATGATGTCGGCCTTGGACTCCGTGACGAAGCGGCGTGCGTTCGTGGTTGCCGTCGTCGGGTCGCCGCCGTCGTCGAGCACGATCACCTTCAGCGGCACGCCGCCGATTTCCTTCGGCACGAATTCCAGCGCATTGCGCTCGGGAATGCCGAGGGCGGCGGCAGGACCTGTGGTGGTCACGCTGATGCCGATGGTGATTTCGTTGGTCTGGGCCAGCCCGGGCAGGGCCGGCAGCGCCAGCGTGGCCGCCGCGATGGCAGCGGTCAGGTAAAAGCGTTTCATTGATTCCTCCCTTGACGTTTTTCTTTGAAAGCAGAAATCGGGGATGAATTCAGCCCCGTCTTTTGGCGATGCGGCGATTTAGCTCCGGACCTAGCTTCCTGTGAATTTGGCTACCATTTCCGGAGGGAATGGTGCCGATTTCAGCTTGTCGGGGTTAACGGGATCGCGGCCGACCAGGACGCGGGTCTCAAAACCTTCGATAGCAAGTGCCTCGCCCTTGTAGACATTGTGCTTCACCTCGAAGCTCGAGCGCTTGATGCTCTCGATCTTCGTTTCGATGGTGATCCAGTCGCCATAGGTCGAGGGGATGTAGAACTTGGACCGCGTATCGACCATGGGGATGCCCACCAGGCCGTATTTGCGGACCAGATCCTGCTTGGAGAAACCGGCGACCTCGAACAGGGTCGACGTCGAATCGTCGAACATCGCGAAATAGCGCGGGTAGTAGACGATGTTGGCGGGGTCGCAGTCGCCCCACTGGATCTGGACGTCGCGCCGGTTCACGAACATGCGTGATGCTCTTACTTGGGCGCCATGCGCAGCGAGCCGTCAAGGCGCACCACTTCGCCGTTGAGGTAGGAATTCTCGACCATGTGCAGGGCGAGCGCGGCGAACTCGTCGGCATGGCCGAGCCGGCGCGGGAAGGGAATGGCAGCGGCAAGCGAGTCCTGCGCTTCTTGCGGCAGATTGGCCAGCAGGGGCGTCAGGAACAGGCCGGGCGCGATCGTCAGCACGCGAACGCCGAACTGGGCGAGCTCGCGGGCGATCGGCAGCGTCATGCCGACGATGCCGCCCTTGGACGCCGAATAAGCCGATTGGCCGATCTGGCCGTCATAGGCGGCGACGGACGCCGTGTTGATGATGACGCCGCGCTCGCCGGTCGCCTGCGGCTCGAGCTTGGACATCTCGGTCGCGGCGAGGCGCAGCATGTTGAAGGTGCCGATCAAATTGACCTTGATCACCTTGTCGAAATCGGCGAGCGCCATCGGGCCGTCGCGGCCGACGACGCGCTTCGCCACGCCGATGCCGGCGCAGTTGACCAGCACGCGGGCCGGGCCATGGGCCTTGGTCGCCTGCGCGATCGCGGCTTCGGCGGAGGCCGCATCGGAGACGTCGCAGGTCACGGCCACGCCCTTGATCTCGGCGGCAACGGTCTCGGCGAGCTTGGCATTGAGATCGCACACCGCGACCCTGGCGCCCTGCGCCGCCAGCTTTCGCGCGGTGGCGGCGCCCAGTCCCGATGCGCCGCCGGTGACGATGGCTGCCTGATCCTTCAACAACATGGCGTTCTCCTTCGATGAATTCTTAGCCGACCGATATCACACGGTCCGATGGATTGGCAGCGTAGAGCTCCTCGATCAGCGCGCCGCGATGCTCGAGCACGACACGCTGGTTGATCGAGCCCTTGTCGGTGACCTCGCCCTTGTCGATCGACAGCGGCGCATCCAGCAGGATGGCGCGCGTGATCCGCGTCGAGGAGCCGGTGGCCGAAGAAAGGAACTGGATCAGGCGCTCGCGGAAAGCTTCACGGACCAGCTGGTCGCGGGCGGTGACGGTGAGATTGTCGGCCGGCAGCGTCGGGTTGACCAGGCGGCAGCCGTCGAGATCGAGAAGCACCAGGGCGGAGACCTCGTCGCGGTTGATGCCGGCGATGACCACGTCGCGTACCAGCGGCGCACAGGCAGCGACGAAGCGCGCACGCAGCGGACCGACGCTGACCCAGGTGCCGCTCGCGAGCTTGAAATCCTCGCTGACGCGGCCGTCGAAATCGAAGCCGGCGTTGAGATCATCGGGATCGGCGGGCTTGAGCGCGTCGCCCATCTTGTAAAATCCTTCCTCGTCGAAGGATTTCGCGGTGATGTCGGGCTGGCGCCAATAGCCGGGCATCACGTTCGGGCCCTTGGCACGAACTTCCATCTTGCCGTTGTTGGGCACCAGTTTTGCGTCATTCCCCGAGACCGGCAGTCCGACGTGGCCCGAGCGGCTGGTACGCGGATTGACCGACATGAAGAACGGCGCGGTCTCGGTCGCGCCGAGGCCGGTCAGCATCGGCACGCGATAGCCTTTTTCCTTCACGGCGAGCTCGTCGAGGCTGTTCCAGACGAAGGGTGACAGCGCCGCGCCCGAGAAGAACATCGCGTGCAGCCGGTCGAAGAACTTTGCACGCAGGCCTGGGTCGTCGCGCAAATAAGGCAGCAGCGATTCATAGCCCTTGGGCACGTTGAAATAGACCGTCGGCGAGATCTCCTGGAGATTGCGCACGGTCTCCTCGATGCCGCCCGGCATCGGCTTGCCGGCGTCGAGATACATCGAGCCGCCATTGTAGAGCGTCAGCCCGATATTGTGGTTGCCGCCAAAGGTGTGATTCCAGGGCAGCCAGTCGATGATGACGGGCGGTTCGTCCTTGAGGAAGGCGAGCGTCTCGCGCAGCATCACCTGGTTGGCGCAGATCATGCGCTGGGTGTTGATGACAGCCTTGGGATTTCCGGTCGAGCCCGACGTCAGCAGAAATTTTGCGATCGTGTCGGGGCCGATCTTGCCGTGCACCGCGTCGAGATCGCTGCGGATCGGCGTTG
This portion of the Bradyrhizobium diazoefficiens genome encodes:
- a CDS encoding ABC transporter substrate-binding protein, whose translation is MKRFYLTAAIAAATLALPALPGLAQTNEITIGISVTTTGPAAALGIPERNALEFVPKEIGGVPLKVIVLDDGGDPTTATTNARRFVTESKADIIMGSSTTPPSIAISNVANEAGIPHFGLAPFPITPERAKWSVSMPQPIPIMGKVLYEHMKAHNVKTVGYIGYSDSYGDLWFNDFKAQGVPMGMTMVDEERFARPDTSVTGQVLKLVAANPDAILIGASGTAAALPQTELRERGYQGLIYQTHGAASMDFIRIAGKAAEGVLMASGPVMDPEDQPDEAATKKPGLALNAAYEGKYGPNSRSQFAGHSYDAFEVLKRIIPTALKTAKPGTPEFREAIRQAWLTEREIPASQGVYNFTEKDRYGLDDRSRILLTVKNGKYTLAK
- a CDS encoding acyl-CoA thioesterase, whose protein sequence is MFVNRRDVQIQWGDCDPANIVYYPRYFAMFDDSTSTLFEVAGFSKQDLVRKYGLVGIPMVDTRSKFYIPSTYGDWITIETKIESIKRSSFEVKHNVYKGEALAIEGFETRVLVGRDPVNPDKLKSAPFPPEMVAKFTGS
- a CDS encoding SDR family NAD(P)-dependent oxidoreductase, coding for MLLKDQAAIVTGGASGLGAATARKLAAQGARVAVCDLNAKLAETVAAEIKGVAVTCDVSDAASAEAAIAQATKAHGPARVLVNCAGIGVAKRVVGRDGPMALADFDKVIKVNLIGTFNMLRLAATEMSKLEPQATGERGVIINTASVAAYDGQIGQSAYSASKGGIVGMTLPIARELAQFGVRVLTIAPGLFLTPLLANLPQEAQDSLAAAIPFPRRLGHADEFAALALHMVENSYLNGEVVRLDGSLRMAPK
- a CDS encoding feruloyl-CoA synthase gives rise to the protein MSTEPSSSSTERGASNSPLRPISFGDPVIDIERRADGTIYLRPKRPLGDYPVRITDRLHHWATTTPDRVFMAEREGGRGWRKITYAELLPASRHIASSLIQRGLSAERPVVILSGNSIDHALLAFGAFYAGIPFCPVSPAYSLVSKDYGKLSYLLKLLTPGLVFAEDADKFADALAANVSLGTEIAASYGHVPGRDVTLLADLMATPIRSDLDAVHGKIGPDTIAKFLLTSGSTGNPKAVINTQRMICANQVMLRETLAFLKDEPPVIIDWLPWNHTFGGNHNIGLTLYNGGSMYLDAGKPMPGGIEETVRNLQEISPTVYFNVPKGYESLLPYLRDDPGLRAKFFDRLHAMFFSGAALSPFVWNSLDELAVKEKGYRVPMLTGLGATETAPFFMSVNPRTSRSGHVGLPVSGNDAKLVPNNGKMEVRAKGPNVMPGYWRQPDITAKSFDEEGFYKMGDALKPADPDDLNAGFDFDGRVSEDFKLASGTWVSVGPLRARFVAACAPLVRDVVIAGINRDEVSALVLLDLDGCRLVNPTLPADNLTVTARDQLVREAFRERLIQFLSSATGSSTRITRAILLDAPLSIDKGEVTDKGSINQRVVLEHRGALIEELYAANPSDRVISVG